ACACTTGTAGACTAAAGCCTTTAGAATCGTAAAATCAAAGATCTTTTGTTCAAATCATAGGTGGCGCACTGATGTTGAACCCTTGAGCAAGTTAGTTTACATAGACTACTTTTACTaaactgtataaatgggtataaaaatatacatttttacccATCCAAAGTTACTTGGATGAAAACATCAGTCAAACAAACTAACAATAAAATTACTATGAAACTGAAATACCTTCAAACTGGCCAAGTGATAGAACTACATGTTTCACATAATATAcgacatacagtacctaactcTGCCTAACAAATAGCGGGAGAGAAAATTATTCTGTGCACTTGAATTATTCCACTACAGCTCAAGGGGTCCCTAAAGGTCTAACTCCTGGATTATCTTGGGCGGGgcgatggctctgtggctaaggatccgcGCCTGTGGCTTGAAGGTTcaaaatcccgcagccggcagaggaatcctactccaatgggcccctgagcaaggcccttaaccctagctgctccaggggtgctgtacaatggctgaccctgcgctctgaccccaagcttctctctccctatctgtgtgtctcatggagagcaagctggggtatgcgaaaagacaaattcctaatgcaagaaattgtaaagggttaataaagtgacgttatcattattattatttatctaTAGAAAATGTTTCCTGTGTGAAGAAAAGGCTTTTCAAGCTCATCCAAAATACTGGTTTATGCGATTAAATAATTTGGAAGAACCTTTAAGGGGGTATACACCCTCAATAAAGAATATCCAAATGTGGTGGGGAAGGCCAGTCTGATCACTAAACCTACTGGGCCCGTCAGCACAAATACATTTACCTGACTTACAGACAGAGGTTCCTCGGCTCCCCTGTCGTCAGATTTCGGGACCTCCAGCCTGTCTATAAAACTCTGTAGCTCCTTGCGGAAGGTTTTCATCTGCGCATTGATTCTGTAGAGCAGCTCGTGCTCTCGTATCCTGCTACCGTCATCCTCCTCGTCCATCCTGCCGAAGAGATCCCCGTTGGCCACAAAGATCCTGGCCTCGGCTATGATGGTACTGGTGTCGGAAATTAACCGGTCTATAGTCCTGCTGAGCCGCTCGGCTTCTATGCGGATATCGATCATCTGTTGGCGGTCTTTAAAGTTTTTGGGCAAGAAACGGCCCTCAGCAGAGTAAAGGGACCTGGTGGGCGTCAGGCAGCGGATGTTGCGTACTTCCTCCGAGTCGCTCTCCCCACCAATTGGCCCCTCTCGCTTCCGGTGAGGGGGGCGGGAGTCGTCGTCACTTTCTCTTTTCCCGGCATCGCTCTCCGCGTCGCTGTCTCGAGGGCTCCCCCGGATCCCCAGGTGGGAGGCCAGGTCGTAGCGCTGCATGTTGGACATCAGGACCCTGTTTTCGTACTGCAGCTGCATGACTTTGCCACTGAGCTCATTAATCTGCATCCTGGCGGCCTTGAGCTCTTCCTGGAGGGCCTCCGTCTTGGCGCTGTCCGTGTGCCGGGAGCTCTCGTGCGAGCCAGCCTTGTACTTGAGCTTGTTGAGCTCTGTAGTGATCTTCTTGTTCTGCTCCTCCAGGTCGGCCAAGTTTCGCCTCAGGAGCTCGGCCTCGTCCTCCACGAGCTGCAGCTGCTGCCGCAGCTCGGAGATCGACTCGCTCTGCTCCCGAAAGGAAGGGTTGACGGCCCCCGCAAACTCATCGCCCCGTAGGTCATCCAGCTCGGCTTTCAAGCCCCTGTTCTCCACCTCTAGTTCCACAATCTTCCTGCCGAGGATATTGGCCTCCTCCTCCACCAGCCTCAGACGAAGCTTGAGCTCTGCCTCCCTTGTGGTCGGGGGACCTCCTGCCTCACCTTTCGGCAGTGGGCTGTCCAGGTCACCATAGAAAGAGCGGTACTTCTGAAGCTCATGTTCCAGCCTGTCCTTCTCCTTGTCAATTTTTGCCATCTTCTTTCTCATCAGGGTAGCTTCCTCCTTTATAAACTGAAGCTGACATTTTAAGTCTTCATTGTCTTCCTGAAGACGGAAcggacaaaacattttttttgtaacgaGCAAGCATGTTTTATAGTGGCACAATCCCGATTTTAAATAAACGTCACACACCTTTTTGGTTACATTTACGTGTCAATTTTGagtaaaagcaaacaaaaacgaAACAAAGTGATTCACAAATACAACTAGATCTCATTTCATCTAAAGGTACTTTCAGTTCAGAATCAACATCATGCGATGTCGATGTGATATTGATCATTATTCTGTGACTAAATATAGATATGGACTCAGATCCTGTGGCCAGAAAGTGGGCTACTATTGTATAGCTCTAATTAGTACAAGGGACTAAGAGTGAATCGGATAACAAGTCGAAATAAACTGGGTACCACACACAGGGCATGTTTTCACAAGGTATACGGAGGTACAGCAGTTATATATTACAGTGACGTCAGTGGTACAAGCTGCTTCTTGTAGTGCGACTGGGGCTGCATGTGATCCACCAGCAGCTGGGCAGGGTGTGGGTATGATTCAGTACTGCTGTCAAGGCATGAACTCCAAACTGTGCTTTAATAATCACCTCAAGAAATAACAGTAATTTTCTTTACATGTTTAGATATTCTGAACATCTTTCGAGCACTTTAGTCATTTATAACCATACTAAATATCTGAGAGTTCATTATACGGTTAAAGCTCCAGTACTTTTAATCTAGGCATCACGTATAACACCAGTACTGCTAATCTAAATGAGATTCATTGCCGCTGTTTATGTTAGTGCTTAATATTTCTAACACCACTTGTATTTGCTTTTACCTCTGTTGGGGTCTGCACGTTCTTTTTATCTGACTTCTGTAAATCCTTGCTTCCTCTTCTtttcagtgacagctgacaaaaGATTTAAACACACAGGAAAACATGAGTGCAACAAACTGCTGTTTGAAATATAGCCTGTAATTGAATAAATTCAATTCACGACCATGTTATGTTTTAACAGCGAGacagaggtactgtagcacCCCCATTCAGCAAGACAAACCATGATTCTAGAATCCCACAGATTCATTTCCTTCAGTATCTTCCAGCTGTTTTCTTAAGTGCAGGTCTGTAATTTTAATTAGGGTGTTGTCTGGGTTGTAAGCAACTCACATGACAGAAAAACCCCTTTTGTCAGCAGATTTTTTAATCACGTTGTTAGGGAACACTGAGGAACTGATATTATAATTACCCCCAAACTGCAACAATCCAAATTTAAGGCAAGCCAATGGGATTTATAAACATTCAGGTATTATGTCTCCAGGAAGTTCACAActctacaaacagcacaaaaaatGATGAAACCCAGGGATTTGTTTGTGCTCCTCCTGTGCTGGTTTGTTTTGTTGCTTCTTTCATTCCCGAGATATAGCTCCTTACTTCTTCTGGGATGTGATGTCACTCCCCCCCAGAATGGGGCAGGAGAACCGAACCAGTTTCATTCGTTTGCGCTCTGTCTGTGCTGGTCTGTGCCATTGAAAGGCACATCTGAGGTGGCTTAATTCCTCAGATACAGTGCCTTTGTTGTTGGGGGAGTCACATGACTCTTGTCACCACTGGGGGGGTGGGCTGAGTGACATCACAACCCAAAAAAAGAAAGCTGTGAAATTCACTGCTGTCCTTCTGTGATTAGTAATGAGATGACTAAACCTCAAAACACAGGACTGGAATAATTGACATAATACTATTATATACACAAAGTAACTGGTAGGCATCGGGGAAGTGCAGTCAGCACCATCAGGAGAGACCTTTTACGATGCCCTGGGATTCACaaagcttttttccccaatcattCTCAGACACCAagactgctttttttttaaagctgtgcACCAATACTCATTAAAGGAACACTGACACTTTCTTTTCTGCTGGCCTGATATTTTCTTACTGTCACCCAGGGAAATAATGGCAGTACACAAGGTGAAGGCCTTTCAGGCCAAACCGGCCAATGTAAAAAGATAAACGTAACAGCGGGGATTAGAGTGGGTAGGTCCGATAGCGTGGTTCGTTCCAGAATGAAgagaaaaacaggaatgatatacACACAGGCACGCTGTAGAGAATGTACGCTTTTTCACAAGTATTGAGGACAAGAGCAGGGGCTGGAAAAACGGATAAAGAAAAGGTGAGGATAAAACTAACAATGAAAACACTGAGGGGCAAATTCTGAAGAAAGGACTGAAAGGTAGCAATTGtgtgaataaaaatgttaaaacatgttttttgctTAATATGACACATATTAGTATTAGAGGTTACTACAGCACTGTACATCACACTTTAGTTTTATTACAAAGCCACACAAAATCCATATTTATTAGAATCAAAAGTAGAGCACTTGTATTAGTCGCTGAAAGGCAAAGCCAGTGATCTACGTTTACTGGATACTTATTTAAACAGtggctttttttcattttaaatactaaTGTTGCAGCAGGTTATTACTTTAGTTTAACTACAATTTAAATGATTCTAATTTAGTCTATCTACACTCGCCTGCACTATCCTAATTAAGTCTAACTACACTCTGGAATTCCAATTACTATTCAGAGTCATCATATTGTAGTTGAATCCcctttccattgttttttttttattaactaaGACTATACATGATCATAAAGCTAAGTGAACGTTTTCATCAAGCACAGTGCAGCTATGGACACTATTATTAACCAATGAATGTGCCTGAACCCATCAACCTAAGAAGAATGACATAGCCTAAAAGTCTGCTTCTGTAAGAGCCAGTATAAACAAGAGGGGTGAAATATAATCTGAGTGTTTATTAGTACTGTGTTCAATTATATTTGGCAGAGTAATtagcatacatacagtaacagtacAAGACATCACTCTAATGCAGGCGATGCGAGGCCGCAGTGCAGTGTTTAGTGTTCCTATATTTCCACGATGTTTGCTGTAAGTCTAGCACTGCTCTGTATAGGCAGCAAAGGAATATctccagcagcactgcagtactCTGCAGCACAGTCTTCCCAGCTGTGCTCTGCACAACAGAGAGCACTTGGCGCCAGTCCTCACTGTTTAGTTCAGGGCAGATAGGAGGGGAGTGAGAACTCTGCTCATTACAAAACATCCTTTACTCTTCTTGCCCGCAATCTTAAAAAAGTGGCTTAGATCTGTTTTTCCAACAATCTAAGTGGCATTATTCACTAGATTTGATGTGgatgtatttttcataaatgGGATTTCTGAAACAGATTAAAATTGTTACTGGAAACATAACTTAAGCCATCAAACATTTGAATTCAGCCATTTTTTCCAAcaaatactcaaatatacattacatATAAACACACTTAGATATACATCACATTTACACTTTttacactacatactgtaaaaattaaCAACTCACTTCTTTGGCTTTTTCAAGTTCATTCTGCAGAGCTTGCTTAGTGACCTCCACTTCAATCAGTTGCTGTCGAagcttctcattttcttcctcaGTTTTTGTACGTTTCTCTTCCACATTCTCCAGTTCGTGATGTAGCCTCACCGACACATCCTTTGCCACCTGGGAAATATAATTATGTGCAACGCTGAGAGActtctcattttcattttttgctgaAGACTGATATAGCGAAGACTTGggactattttttcattttgacctCTAAAGAAGAACAAAAATACCAGCCTGTTAATATTAAGGGGATTCCAATCATTATCAACAATGCTATAGCAAGCATTATACATAAGTAAAATTCAAACTGTACTTCTTATAAAATATTGGGATCATTTTATGTTTCGCAAGATATTTTAGACTTCTTTTACACAGAGTAAAAATTAGGCTAGTGCTTATCAATGcataatgttttacatttttacatctgcaaaatgttaaaatattctgTACAGTGCCTTTAAGGGTATTCACAATGTTTTCTGCTGCAGAACACTCTGTGCCAGTTTGCtaacatgacacttttaaaTAAGATATAAGATTTAGAATCCACACAATCTACCCCACACTGATATATCTGAAAATGTTGATAATatgtaaataaattacatttttaaagacaatTCTCGATTGCATAAATATTCTGTGGTTTAGGTATTGCAAATGTAAATCTATTCGGTTGTAAAGGAGTAGCTTGAAAGGTCACAAACCCGGAGTAATTGTTGTCTGTATGTAAACAAAACTTGACACCAGAGTACATGGACCTGTCCCTGTATTTTCCCTAGATAGATATTACATTTCAAGCCACAACTCACACTGGGCACAAAATGTCGACAGCTAGGATCAAAGAGCTTTTGAAAGTCATGTTTCCTTCAGAAGCAGTAAGGAAGGCACAGCTCAGGAAAAGGTTACTAATCCCTTTGAGTaccatgatgtacagtacatcaccaaAAAGCGGAATATGCATCACACCACCCAGACTCTACCGAGACTTGGCCACTCTCCAAACTGAGCACAGAGGCAAGCTGGAAACTGGTAACTGGTCAGCTAACAGTGACCTTAGAAAACTTGCGAAGTTCTGTGTCTGAGATGGGAATCAGTGTTCACAGACAGAATGTCCCAGTTCCAGCACAAAGCTGGTGAGCAGCATAGAAAAAAACCCTTTCCTGAAAGGAACTCATCTTAAAGCTTATacgagaaatactgtacatggcagAAAGTGTGATgagacaaaaataaattcatagTGTTATACTTGACAAAGACCCAAGACCGCACAAAACACAGACTGCGCCAGCTCAGCAGTCAAGCACGATAATGGCACCATTATGTTATGGGCCAGATTGTCATCAGCAGAGTCTGGGCCATTTGACAGGACAGGGAGAGAACTACTCTCATATAAGGAATATAAGGAGAACCCTGCTTGGGTGATCCAAGAATCTAAAACTGGGCCACAAATTTCAGCAGGGCAATGACCTGAGACTGGTCTGACAGATAGAAAAAGTGACCGAGTCCAACTCCTGACTCCTGACAGTCCATCAGCTATCCCCAACAAACGCGGCCAAAACTGGGATCCGCTTTCACGGCCTGGGCCACTGGCACCAGGACCTGCGAGGGCGGAGAGCAAGGCAGCCTGGACCCAGTTCAGACTGCTGCCTTGCGCCCCCATCAGCTGGCAAGGGGGCTCCCCGAAGGACAGCGGACAGGAGGACTGGGGAGAGGGCAGAGACAAAGCGGTGAACTGGACACTCATTCGGATGACTGGATACTCGTCCGAAAAGAGAACGAAAAGGCGGacagcagaattagaagaaggGAGAAGGGCCGAAGGGGCCGCGGCTCATCAGAGTTCCAGAGAGGGTTGACGACATCaggagaaactgaaagaaaagagcAGACAGCATGGCGGGCATGGGCAGCCAGTTGCTTTCTGTGGAGGATTAGAGTCTGTAGAAGTGTTTGTTGGAAAGGAGGCTCCATTCCTGGTttggagaaggagaagaagataAAGGTAAGGGTCTTGCTGTACGTGAGAGCTGATAAGACGAAAGAATGTCGCTGATGAGACAGAAAGTCTGCttgctagaaaaaaaatgtgcactgGGCATCCAGTGAGTATTTATAAATAAGTGAGCAGAAGGGTGAGATTAGAGCTTGACCACCTCCCGAACATCTGATAAACAACACCATTTAGGGTATCTTTAGCATTTCCATTGTATtattaatacagaaaaaaaaaacacacttttattTGGAACAAATTAGCATGAGCTTGCCATCAGATTTATATTTtcacgccagcagccatatcaccctgcagctcacaactggcaacccactgaagctcagcaggtgtgagcctggtcagagacctcctgggaaaaactaaggttgctgctggaagaggtgtttattggggccagcagggggcgctcaccctgcagtccatgtgggtcctaatgccccagtatagtgacggggacactatacaccgtcctttggatgagacgtaaaactgaggtcctgactctctgtggtcattaaaaatcccagggcgtttctcgaaaagagtaggggtgtaattacccttaccaatcatggcctcctaataacacccctctatgaattggctacattactctgctctcctccccattgagagctgatgtgtggtgagcgttctggtgcactatggctgccatcgcatcatccaggtggggctgcacactggtggtggtggaggggagtccccattacctgtaaagcgctttgagtggaacgTCCAGAAaattgctatataagtgtaagcaattattattattattattatattttaaaagttcatCATAATTTTACATATCTCAGTTTAACAATATAGAAGCCATGATAAACTGTTATTTCATGCAGTTTGGAGagtgaatatgaaatatttttttacataattattattcaagagtatactgtagatagagCAGGTTTCATCCATATTTAGACAATGAACATGAACtcaattataaaaaaagattaCTAGCTGCAATATGATATTAACTCCGGTCGAACCCTGAACTCTATTAACCTGTATTCCTGTGATAAAAGCATTCCTGTGTGGAGGActggcactgacagacagagaATGTAACAGACATGATGTAAGCCCACGGGTCCATCCATCCAGGGTCTTGGGGCAGCCGGAGCCTGTCCCATCAAGCAACAGGTAGCAAGGCGGGAttcgccctggacaggacaccagtc
This genomic window from Lepisosteus oculatus isolate fLepOcu1 chromosome 2, fLepOcu1.hap2, whole genome shotgun sequence contains:
- the LOC102689447 gene encoding microtubule cross-linking factor 3 isoform X4 codes for the protein MNPAASGAADSRCQSDNSNRKPHRASSPARFRDGASRLATKASAISKCVAAKQGPKNNRNCNQATASSSREKLSPKGAAAVPPAGAETNASGTCRAEASKKTEDRNNHLAETRHTDANCTTADFSRVVADQPGCSPRPSKGRARNPRSGADGPGSGGKQSSKTSVGCGPGFWKEGCLQSELIQFHINKRLKKGGKMHTKTANVQAPEPQLEVSPEGINMENVTQQDQSLENEIERLMEENEELKSEIEEMRTEMDEMRDTFYEEDACQLQDMRRELERANKNCRILQYRLRKAERKRLRYAQTGEVDGELLRSLEQDLKVAKDVSVRLHHELENVEEKRTKTEEENEKLRQQLIEVEVTKQALQNELEKAKELSLKRRGSKDLQKSDKKNVQTPTEEDNEDLKCQLQFIKEEATLMRKKMAKIDKEKDRLEHELQKYRSFYGDLDSPLPKGEAGGPPTTREAELKLRLRLVEEEANILGRKIVELEVENRGLKAELDDLRGDEFAGAVNPSFREQSESISELRQQLQLVEDEAELLRRNLADLEEQNKKITTELNKLKYKAGSHESSRHTDSAKTEALQEELKAARMQINELSGKVMQLQYENRVLMSNMQRYDLASHLGIRGSPRDSDAESDAGKRESDDDSRPPHRKREGPIGGESDSEEVRNIRCLTPTRSLYSAEGRFLPKNFKDRQQMIDIRIEAERLSRTIDRLISDTSTIIAEARIFVANGDLFGRMDEEDDGSRIREHELLYRINAQMKTFRKELQSFIDRLEVPKSDDRGAEEPLSEFVFSHTPACSP
- the LOC102689447 gene encoding microtubule cross-linking factor 3 isoform X3, translating into MNPAASGAADSRCQSDNSNRKPHRASSPARFRDGASRLATKASAISKCVAAKQGPKNNRNCNQATASSSREKLSPKGAAAVPPAGAETNASGTCRAEASKKTEDRNNHLAETRHTDANCTTADFSRVVADQPGCSPRPSKGRARNPRSGADGPGSGGKQSSKTSVGCGPGFWKEGCLQSELIQFHINKRLKKGGKMHTKTANVQAPEPQLEVSPEGINMENVTQQDQSLENEIERLMEENEELKSEIEEMRTEMDEMRDTFYEEDACQLQDMRRELERANKNCRILQYRLRKAERKRLRYAQTGEVDGELLRSLEQDLKVAKDVSVRLHHELENVEEKRTKTEEENEKLRQQLIEVEVTKQALQNELEKAKELSLKRRGSKDLQKSDKKNVQTPTEEDNEDLKCQLQFIKEEATLMRKKMAKIDKEKDRLEHELQKYRSFYGDLDSPLPKGEAGGPPTTREAELKLRLRLVEEEANILGRKIVELEVENRGLKAELDDLRGDEFAGAVNPSFREQSESISELRQQLQLVEDEAELLRRNLADLEEQNKKITTELNKLKYKAGSHESSRHTDSAKTEALQEELKAARMQINELSGKVMQLQYENRVLMSNMQRYDLASHLGIRGSPRDSDAESDAGKRESDDDSRPPHRKREGPIGGESDSEEVRNIRCLTPTRSLYSAEGRFLPKNFKDRQQMIDIRIEAERLSRTIDRLISDTSTIIAEARIFVANGDLFGRMDEEDDGSRIREHELLYRINAQMKTFRKELQSFIDRLEVPKSDDRGAEEPLSVSQEFVFSHTPACSP
- the LOC102689447 gene encoding microtubule cross-linking factor 3 isoform X1 → MNPAASGAADSRCQSDNSNRKPHRASSPARFRDGASRLATKASAISKCVAAKQGPKNNRNCNQATASSSREKLSPKGAAAVPPAGAETNASGTCRAEASKKTEDRNNHLAETRHTDANCTTADFSRVVADQPGCSPRPSKGRARNPRSGADGPGSGGKQSSKTSVGCGPGFWKEGCLQSELIQFHINKRLKKGGKMHTKTANVQAPEPQLEVSPEGINMENVTQQDQSLENEIERLMEENEELKSEIEEMRTEMDEMRDTFYEEDACQLQDMRRELERANKNCRILQYRLRKAERKRLRYAQTGEVDGELLRSLEQDLKVAKDVSVRLHHELENVEEKRTKTEEENEKLRQQLIEVEVTKQALQNELEKAKELSLKRRGSKDLQKSDKKNVQTPTEEDNEDLKCQLQFIKEEATLMRKKMAKIDKEKDRLEHELQKYRSFYGDLDSPLPKGEAGGPPTTREAELKLRLRLVEEEANILGRKIVELEVENRGLKAELDDLRGDEFAGAVNPSFREQSESISELRQQLQLVEDEAELLRRNLADLEEQNKKITTELNKLKYKAGSHESSRHTDSAKTEALQEELKAARMQINELSGKVMQLQYENRVLMSNMQRYDLASHLGIRGSPRDSDAESDAGKRESDDDSRPPHRKREGPIGGESDSEEVRNIRCLTPTRSLYSAEGRFLPKNFKDRQQMIDIRIEAERLSRTIDRLISDTSTIIAEARIFVANGDLFGRMDEEDDGSRIREHELLYRINAQMKTFRKELQSFIDRLEVPKSDDRGAEEPLSVSQMFQPIILLILILVLFSSLSYATIFKLVFLFTLFFVL
- the LOC102689447 gene encoding microtubule cross-linking factor 3 isoform X2, with protein sequence MNPAASGAADSRCQSDNSNRKPHRASSPARFRDGASRLATKASAISKCVAAKQGPKNNRNCNQATASSSREKLSPKGAAAVPPAGAETNASGTCRAEASKKTEDRNNHLAETRHTDANCTTADFSRVVADQPGCSPRPSKGRARNPRSGADGPGSGGKQSSKTSVGCGPGFWKEGCLQSELIQFHINKRLKKGGKMHTKTANVQAPEPQLEVSPEGINMENVTQQDQSLENEIERLMEENEELKSEIEEMRTEMDEMRDTFYEEDACQLQDMRRELERANKNCRILQYRLRKAERKRLRYAQTGEVDGELLRSLEQDLKVAKDVSVRLHHELENVEEKRTKTEEENEKLRQQLIEVEVTKQALQNELEKAKELSLKRRGSKDLQKSDKKNVQTPTEEDNEDLKCQLQFIKEEATLMRKKMAKIDKEKDRLEHELQKYRSFYGDLDSPLPKGEAGGPPTTREAELKLRLRLVEEEANILGRKIVELEVENRGLKAELDDLRGDEFAGAVNPSFREQSESISELRQQLQLVEDEAELLRRNLADLEEQNKKITTELNKLKYKAGSHESSRHTDSAKTEALQEELKAARMQINELSGKVMQLQYENRVLMSNMQRYDLASHLGIRGSPRDSDAESDAGKRESDDDSRPPHRKREGPIGGESDSEEVRNIRCLTPTRSLYSAEGRFLPKNFKDRQQMIDIRIEAERLSRTIDRLISDTSTIIAEARIFVANGDLFGRMDEEDDGSRIREHELLYRINAQMKTFRKELQSFIDRLEVPKSDDRGAEEPLSMFQPIILLILILVLFSSLSYATIFKLVFLFTLFFVL